In Tindallia magadiensis, one DNA window encodes the following:
- the kce gene encoding 3-keto-5-aminohexanoate cleavage enzyme, with protein MEKLIITAALTGAEVTRENQPALPLTPDEIAAEAKACCEAGASILHVHARDEEGNPTQDREVYRKIKEKIEASCDAIFQPSTGGAVWHSPEERLQPVELNPEMASLTSGTCNFGSEVFMNTESMMEQFAAMMLERNVKPEIEIFERGFIVNAMKLVKKGLLKEPIHFDFVLGVPGACPATPEDLLAMKNAIPEGSTWTVAGIGRHELPMSVMAILLGGHVRVGFEDNVFYRKGELATSNAQLVERIARISREMGREVATPDEARAILGLKK; from the coding sequence GTGGAAAAACTTATTATTACAGCGGCCCTAACGGGGGCTGAAGTTACAAGAGAAAACCAGCCGGCGTTACCTTTAACTCCGGATGAAATTGCAGCCGAAGCAAAGGCGTGTTGCGAGGCGGGAGCTTCTATTTTGCATGTGCATGCCAGAGATGAAGAAGGCAATCCTACTCAGGATAGAGAAGTTTATCGGAAAATAAAAGAAAAAATTGAAGCTTCCTGCGATGCGATTTTCCAGCCATCTACGGGTGGGGCTGTTTGGCATAGTCCGGAAGAGCGGTTACAACCAGTGGAACTGAATCCAGAAATGGCTAGTCTGACCAGTGGTACCTGCAATTTTGGATCAGAAGTGTTTATGAATACGGAGAGCATGATGGAACAATTTGCAGCGATGATGCTTGAGAGAAATGTGAAGCCGGAAATAGAAATCTTTGAAAGAGGATTTATTGTAAATGCGATGAAGTTAGTGAAAAAAGGGCTTTTGAAAGAGCCGATTCATTTTGACTTTGTACTGGGCGTACCGGGAGCTTGCCCCGCAACTCCAGAGGATTTACTGGCTATGAAAAATGCCATACCGGAAGGATCTACCTGGACGGTGGCGGGAATTGGCCGTCATGAATTACCGATGTCTGTGATGGCGATTCTTTTAGGCGGTCATGTTCGTGTAGGTTTTGAGGATAATGTATTTTACCGAAAAGGTGAGCTGGCTACTTCTAATGCTCAACTGGTAGAGCGAATTGCTCGAATCTCAAGAGAAATGGGTCGTGAAGTGGCAACACCAGACGAAGCACGGGCTATTCTGGGGCTTAAGAAATAG
- the fsa gene encoding fructose-6-phosphate aldolase, with protein MKLFIDTANLDEIREVNSWGVLEGVTTNPSLIAKEQRDFKETVKEIAGIVDGPISAEVISLKAEEMVEEAKPLVDIHPNIVIKVPMTEEGLKATKIFSEQEIRTNVTLVFSAAQALLAAKAGASFVSPFLGRLDDVGHNGMDLITEISHIFDRHLIDTEIIAASIRRNTHVTEAAAAGAHIATIPYAVFKQMIKHPLTDLGIQRFLQDWENAVK; from the coding sequence ATGAAGTTGTTTATCGATACGGCTAATTTAGATGAAATCAGAGAAGTGAATAGCTGGGGTGTTCTTGAGGGAGTGACCACGAATCCTTCGCTGATTGCTAAAGAGCAAAGAGATTTTAAAGAAACCGTAAAAGAGATTGCTGGCATTGTAGATGGCCCTATTAGTGCTGAAGTGATAAGCCTTAAGGCAGAAGAAATGGTGGAAGAAGCAAAGCCGTTAGTGGATATTCATCCTAATATTGTTATTAAAGTACCTATGACGGAAGAAGGGTTGAAGGCTACCAAGATATTTTCTGAGCAAGAAATACGAACCAACGTAACTTTGGTGTTTTCAGCTGCACAAGCATTGCTGGCGGCAAAAGCTGGTGCTTCTTTTGTTAGCCCTTTTCTCGGTAGACTGGATGACGTTGGACATAATGGAATGGATCTCATAACCGAAATAAGCCATATTTTCGATAGACATCTTATCGATACAGAAATTATTGCGGCAAGCATTCGCAGGAATACCCATGTAACAGAAGCGGCGGCAGCCGGTGCGCATATTGCGACGATTCCTTACGCTGTTTTTAAGCAAATGATAAAACATCCCCTTACGGATTTGGGTATTCAACGATTTTTACAAGATTGGGAAAATGCTGTGAAATAA
- a CDS encoding SLC5/6 family protein: MIVTGILSSLSLGVMSGVTIFGVGFFDFFDILTDKIFLAIGGMLLAIFVGWVVKKEDLYDELTNGGEKEFGLFNIWYNLIKYVIPVAVAIVAVMGITDIEQTGLMIFGLAIIVILAIFSPKLS, from the coding sequence ATGATCGTGACGGGAATTCTTTCCTCTCTTTCTCTGGGAGTCATGAGTGGTGTCACCATTTTCGGTGTAGGATTCTTTGATTTCTTCGATATCCTTACGGATAAAATCTTCCTGGCGATTGGCGGAATGTTACTGGCAATCTTTGTTGGATGGGTTGTGAAGAAAGAAGACCTATACGATGAACTTACCAATGGTGGCGAAAAAGAATTTGGACTATTTAATATCTGGTATAACCTGATCAAATACGTTATTCCTGTTGCTGTTGCTATTGTTGCTGTTATGGGAATTACGGACATTGAACAAACTGGCTTGATGATTTTTGGTTTGGCGATTATCGTTATCCTGGCAATTTTCTCACCAAAATTATCCTAG